The Streptococcaceae bacterium ESL0687 genome has a segment encoding these proteins:
- a CDS encoding methyltransferase domain-containing protein: MLKKIDRAYNILEKDLTSLACPKCNQDFTLSRYSLKCKNNHNFDINKKGYVNFLSHKVVENYTKEMFIPRGKMIQAGMYAPMLAWIKDQLVGQSLLDIGCGEGSFINLLDFKGSNFAFDIARDGIILATNQTIPAFWSIADLTCLPYKDKSIDNLLNIFTPSNYQEFDRVMSDCGQLIKVIPDRFYLRELREAYGIPLDYDNSLVLEKFKDNYQDVEEKELSYTFDIPEDLRLAFLDMSPLEWQVDQATKERVRKDPPKTATVHVKILVGKKPSKENIKSSNLI, encoded by the coding sequence ATGCTTAAAAAGATTGACCGGGCCTACAATATTTTAGAAAAAGATCTTACAAGTCTTGCCTGCCCAAAATGTAACCAAGACTTTACCTTATCAAGGTATAGTTTGAAATGTAAAAATAACCACAATTTTGATATTAATAAAAAAGGTTACGTTAATTTTTTAAGTCATAAGGTTGTTGAAAATTATACCAAGGAAATGTTTATTCCTAGAGGGAAGATGATTCAGGCTGGGATGTATGCACCTATGCTTGCTTGGATTAAGGATCAACTTGTGGGTCAGAGCCTTTTAGATATTGGTTGCGGTGAGGGTTCATTTATTAATCTTTTAGATTTTAAGGGATCAAATTTTGCCTTTGATATTGCTCGCGATGGAATTATTCTTGCCACAAACCAAACTATACCGGCTTTTTGGTCAATTGCAGACCTAACTTGCCTGCCCTATAAAGATAAATCGATTGATAATTTATTAAATATTTTTACCCCTAGTAACTATCAAGAATTTGACCGGGTAATGAGTGATTGTGGTCAGCTAATTAAGGTTATACCAGATAGATTTTATTTGAGAGAACTCAGGGAAGCTTACGGAATCCCTCTTGATTACGACAATAGCCTGGTTCTTGAAAAATTTAAGGACAATTACCAGGATGTGGAAGAAAAAGAGCTTTCTTATACCTTTGATATCCCTGAAGATCTAAGACTTGCCTTTTTAGATATGAGTCCACTTGAATGGCAGGTAGATCAGGCAACCAAGGAACGTGTTCGAAAGGATCCTCCGAAGACAGCAACAGTTCATGTTAAAATTCTTGTGGGGAAGAAGCCTAGTAAAGAAAATATTAAGAGTAGTAACCTAATTTAA
- a CDS encoding HAD family phosphatase: MIKKQAIIFDMDGLIFDTEKIYHKANKEAAATFGIPYTDDIFYRFIGSNYEDVINFYHTEFDSEFGRDQVNSFILKADKLVEEYFRAGLVETKPGLYELLDFLDEREIPKLIASSSSAQIIELLLDRSNLKNRFQAFVSSDDVKRAKPDPEIFELASKRLGLSKEEILILEDSRNGILAANQAGIDVIMIPDIIEADAELRDLTEAVLPSLDELIGLWAEK; encoded by the coding sequence ATGATAAAAAAACAAGCGATTATTTTTGACATGGATGGTCTTATATTTGATACCGAAAAAATTTACCACAAGGCTAATAAGGAAGCAGCAGCAACTTTTGGTATTCCCTATACCGATGATATATTTTATAGATTTATTGGTTCAAATTATGAAGATGTAATAAATTTTTACCATACGGAGTTTGATTCTGAGTTCGGCAGAGACCAGGTTAATTCCTTTATTTTAAAGGCCGATAAATTAGTAGAAGAATATTTCAGGGCAGGTTTAGTGGAAACTAAGCCAGGGCTTTATGAACTTCTTGATTTTCTTGATGAACGGGAGATTCCAAAACTTATAGCTTCCAGTAGTTCAGCTCAAATAATTGAGCTACTTCTTGACCGTAGTAACCTCAAGAACCGATTCCAAGCTTTTGTATCCTCAGATGATGTCAAAAGAGCCAAGCCGGATCCAGAAATTTTTGAACTAGCTAGCAAGCGATTAGGTTTATCTAAGGAAGAAATATTGATCCTTGAAGATTCTAGGAATGGGATTCTTGCAGCCAATCAAGCCGGGATTGATGTCATTATGATTCCAGATATTATAGAGGCTGATGCTGAACTTAGGGATCTAACTGAGGCAGTCCTTCCTAGCCTAGACGAATTGATAGGACTTTGGGCGGAAAAATAA
- the tpiA gene encoding triose-phosphate isomerase has protein sequence MSRKPIIAGNWKMNKTLSEAKQFVEEVKNAIPSADLVDTVIGAPALFLAPMACGRKGTDLKLSAQNCFWENAGAFTGENSPAAIADLGVEYIIIGHSERREYFHETDEDINKKAKAIIANGVTPIVCCGESLETFEAGKTAEWVEGQITAALKDLTPEQVSNLVIAYEPIWAIGTGKSATSEIADNTCGVVRATVEKLYGKEVSEAVRIQYGGSVNPSNVVEYMSKENIDGALVGGASLEVESFLALLDFVK, from the coding sequence ATGTCACGTAAACCAATTATCGCTGGTAACTGGAAAATGAACAAAACTTTATCAGAAGCTAAACAATTCGTTGAAGAAGTAAAAAACGCTATTCCTTCAGCTGATCTTGTTGATACAGTAATCGGTGCTCCTGCACTTTTCCTAGCTCCTATGGCTTGTGGACGTAAAGGAACTGATCTTAAGCTTTCTGCTCAAAACTGTTTCTGGGAAAATGCTGGTGCTTTCACTGGTGAAAACTCTCCAGCTGCAATTGCTGACCTTGGTGTTGAATATATCATCATCGGACACAGTGAACGTCGTGAGTACTTCCACGAAACTGACGAAGATATCAACAAAAAAGCTAAAGCTATCATTGCAAACGGTGTAACTCCAATTGTTTGTTGTGGTGAGTCTCTTGAAACTTTCGAAGCTGGTAAAACTGCTGAGTGGGTTGAAGGACAAATTACAGCTGCTCTTAAAGACCTTACTCCTGAACAAGTTTCAAACCTTGTAATTGCTTATGAACCAATCTGGGCAATCGGAACTGGTAAATCAGCAACTTCAGAAATCGCTGATAACACTTGTGGAGTTGTTCGTGCAACAGTTGAAAAACTTTACGGAAAAGAAGTTTCTGAAGCAGTTCGTATCCAATACGGTGGTTCAGTAAACCCATCAAACGTTGTTGAATACATGAGCAAAGAAAACATCGACGGAGCACTTGTTGGTGGAGCTTCTCTAGAAGTTGAATCATTCCTAGCATTACTTGACTTCGTAAAATAA
- a CDS encoding DUF4479 and tRNA-binding domain-containing protein codes for MIAVYNQNLKDVLMFIVANDEGADLDFVRKGQVARIFREDTGQTVAWNIFEASSVIDIIGNGQVDVEGEDLEKINALLMKEGFDQVIPFDDQPKFVVGEIVDLKAHEDSDHLNIAQVKISDDETVQIVAGAPNARLGLKTIVALPGAMMPNGSLIFAGELRGVPSYGMMASPRELALPNAPQKRGIIELDSQAVVGEKFNPEKHWQG; via the coding sequence GTGATTGCAGTATATAACCAAAATTTAAAAGATGTTTTAATGTTTATCGTGGCTAACGATGAAGGGGCAGACCTTGATTTTGTCCGTAAAGGTCAAGTTGCTCGTATTTTTAGAGAAGATACAGGTCAAACTGTAGCCTGGAATATTTTTGAAGCTTCAAGTGTAATTGACATTATTGGTAATGGTCAGGTTGATGTTGAAGGTGAAGATTTAGAAAAAATTAATGCCCTTCTTATGAAGGAAGGATTTGATCAGGTAATTCCTTTTGATGACCAACCAAAATTTGTTGTTGGTGAAATTGTTGACCTAAAGGCACATGAAGATAGTGATCACTTAAATATTGCCCAGGTTAAGATTTCTGATGATGAAACTGTTCAGATTGTTGCAGGAGCTCCTAACGCCCGTTTAGGTTTGAAAACAATCGTTGCCCTACCAGGTGCCATGATGCCAAATGGTTCTTTAATTTTTGCAGGCGAGCTGCGCGGGGTACCATCTTATGGTATGATGGCAAGCCCAAGGGAGCTGGCTCTTCCTAATGCGCCGCAAAAGCGTGGTATCATTGAACTAGATAGTCAGGCTGTAGTTGGTGAAAAATTTAATCCCGAAAAACACTGGCAGGGATAA
- a CDS encoding U32 family peptidase, with the protein MIKITATVQDFEQAKKLLDAGVDTLYIGEGEYGLRLPKNFTWAELEEITKLAHENKATVTVAVNALMHPDKMRKIKDYLDFLEKIGVDLITVGDAGVIHVLKRDGYKLPYFYDASTMVTSARQVNFWSEHGACGAVLARELPKDELNSMQNHLKVPGEILVYGATIIHQTKRPLLQNYYNFIKSDEEITYERGLFLSEPKDEETHYSVFEDSHGTHIFASDDVDMMSVLGELTTMNFNHWKLEGIYCPGDDFVAIAKLFIEARSLIEAGVFTADKAYQLDEEVRKLHPKGRSLGRGFYDFAPDDIK; encoded by the coding sequence ATGATAAAAATAACGGCAACTGTTCAAGATTTTGAACAGGCAAAAAAACTACTTGATGCAGGAGTTGATACTCTTTACATCGGAGAAGGAGAGTACGGACTCCGCCTTCCCAAAAATTTTACTTGGGCTGAACTTGAAGAAATCACAAAATTAGCTCATGAAAACAAGGCAACTGTAACGGTTGCAGTTAATGCACTAATGCACCCAGATAAGATGCGTAAAATTAAGGACTATCTTGATTTTCTTGAAAAAATTGGTGTGGATTTAATCACAGTTGGAGATGCAGGAGTTATTCATGTCCTTAAAAGGGATGGTTACAAACTTCCTTATTTTTATGATGCATCAACTATGGTAACAAGTGCAAGGCAGGTTAATTTCTGGTCTGAGCACGGAGCTTGTGGGGCTGTTCTTGCAAGAGAACTTCCAAAGGATGAACTTAACAGTATGCAAAATCACCTTAAAGTTCCTGGAGAAATCTTAGTTTACGGGGCAACTATTATTCACCAGACTAAGCGCCCCCTCTTACAGAATTATTATAACTTTATAAAATCTGATGAAGAAATCACCTATGAACGCGGTTTGTTCCTATCAGAGCCAAAAGATGAAGAAACTCATTATTCTGTTTTTGAAGACTCACACGGAACTCACATTTTTGCAAGTGATGATGTTGACATGATGAGTGTTCTAGGTGAGTTAACAACAATGAATTTTAATCATTGGAAGCTTGAAGGGATTTATTGTCCTGGAGATGATTTTGTTGCAATTGCAAAATTATTTATCGAAGCTAGATCTTTAATTGAAGCTGGAGTATTTACAGCTGACAAGGCCTACCAATTGGATGAGGAAGTTCGCAAACTGCATCCTAAGGGTCGAAGTCTTGGGCGTGGTTTTTATGATTTTGCCCCAGACGATATTAAGTAA
- a CDS encoding U32 family peptidase produces MSNTRNLKRPEVLAPAGTLEKLKVAIQYGADAVYIGGDAYGLRSRAGNFTFEEMAEGVAFAKKYGAQVYVAANMVTHEGNEEGAGEFFRTLRDIGIRAVIVSDPALIAICAAEAPGLPIHLSTQASATNYETLEFWRELGLERVVLAREVSMEELAEIRKNTEVEIEAFVHGAMCISYSGRCVLSNYMSHRDANRGGCSQSCRWKYDLFDMPYGEERRSIEGQIPEEFSMSAVDMSMIEYIPDIIENGVDSLKIEGRMKSIHYVSTVANVYKKGVDAYLESPEAFEEIKPALVDELWKVAQRELATGFYYGTPSEEQQLFGARRKIPEYKFVGEVVDFDEATMTATVRQRNVITSGDEIEFYGPGFRHFSTIVENLKNEDGESIDRAPNPMELLTMTVPQAVVPGDMIRRHGEGLINLYQKDGTSKTVRA; encoded by the coding sequence ATGTCAAACACAAGAAATTTAAAACGCCCTGAGGTTTTAGCACCTGCAGGGACCTTAGAAAAACTAAAAGTTGCTATCCAGTACGGAGCAGATGCTGTCTATATCGGTGGTGATGCTTATGGACTGCGTTCAAGAGCTGGAAACTTTACCTTTGAAGAGATGGCAGAAGGGGTAGCCTTTGCCAAAAAATACGGAGCTCAGGTCTATGTGGCCGCAAACATGGTAACCCATGAAGGGAATGAAGAAGGAGCAGGAGAGTTTTTCCGTACCCTGCGTGATATCGGAATTCGTGCGGTTATTGTAAGTGACCCAGCCCTTATTGCCATTTGTGCAGCCGAAGCTCCAGGGCTTCCGATCCATTTATCAACCCAGGCTAGCGCTACCAACTATGAAACATTAGAATTTTGGCGTGAACTTGGTCTTGAACGTGTAGTTTTAGCACGTGAAGTTTCGATGGAAGAGCTTGCTGAAATCAGAAAAAATACAGAGGTTGAAATTGAAGCCTTTGTCCACGGAGCTATGTGTATCTCTTATTCAGGCCGCTGTGTTCTATCTAACTACATGAGCCACCGAGATGCCAATCGTGGTGGATGTTCTCAGTCTTGCCGCTGGAAGTATGATCTCTTTGATATGCCTTACGGGGAAGAGCGCCGTAGTATTGAAGGTCAAATTCCAGAAGAATTCTCTATGTCTGCCGTTGACATGAGTATGATTGAATATATACCTGATATCATTGAAAATGGAGTTGATAGCCTTAAAATTGAAGGACGAATGAAATCAATTCACTATGTTTCAACTGTTGCCAATGTTTATAAAAAAGGTGTGGATGCTTACCTTGAAAGTCCTGAAGCCTTTGAAGAAATTAAGCCAGCCTTGGTTGATGAATTATGGAAGGTGGCTCAACGTGAGCTTGCTACTGGTTTCTATTACGGAACTCCAAGTGAGGAACAACAATTATTTGGTGCCCGTCGTAAAATTCCAGAATACAAGTTCGTTGGAGAGGTTGTAGACTTTGATGAGGCTACAATGACAGCCACTGTTCGCCAGCGTAATGTAATTACCTCAGGAGACGAGATTGAATTTTATGGTCCAGGCTTCCGTCATTTTTCAACTATTGTTGAAAATCTTAAGAATGAAGACGGAGAGTCAATCGACCGTGCGCCAAATCCAATGGAGCTTCTAACAATGACTGTTCCACAAGCGGTTGTACCAGGAGACATGATTCGCCGCCACGGAGAAGGTCTTATCAATCTCTATCAAAAAGATGGAACTAGCAAAACTGTTCGAGCATAA
- a CDS encoding TraX family protein, whose protein sequence is MNIIKKGITGNELKLLGVFLMVLDHIHQMFDYAGAPTILSMLGRLVLPIFLFTLSEGFHYTRNKSKYLERLFVGSLVMNVLNLLITRLLPMDDYNVNVVNNIFMTMFVAALLMLAYDKIRAKKYGLGIALILLPAVTAFVGILLMGSLPMIGAYFMMFVPNYMTLEGGWISALLALGLYIFRDKKIIQYLLIALYAFLALNGDFSNLFTTNFQWMSIFSIIPIALYNGQKGGGSKYFFYIFYPAHIYILYILSYLYANYFM, encoded by the coding sequence ATGAATATAATAAAAAAAGGAATAACAGGAAACGAGCTTAAGCTCCTGGGTGTTTTCCTGATGGTACTTGATCATATTCATCAAATGTTTGATTATGCAGGTGCACCGACAATTCTTTCAATGCTTGGTCGCTTGGTTTTACCAATCTTCCTATTTACCCTTTCTGAAGGTTTCCACTATACTCGCAATAAGAGCAAGTATTTAGAGCGACTTTTCGTGGGTTCTCTTGTAATGAATGTTTTGAATCTACTTATTACAAGACTTCTTCCAATGGACGACTATAATGTTAACGTGGTCAACAACATCTTTATGACTATGTTTGTTGCAGCCCTGTTAATGCTTGCCTATGACAAGATTCGTGCTAAAAAATATGGTTTAGGTATTGCTTTAATCCTACTTCCAGCAGTTACAGCCTTTGTTGGTATTCTTTTAATGGGATCACTACCAATGATTGGTGCCTACTTTATGATGTTTGTTCCTAACTACATGACTCTTGAAGGTGGTTGGATTTCAGCCCTTCTAGCTCTAGGCCTTTACATCTTTAGGGATAAAAAAATCATTCAGTATCTATTAATTGCCCTTTATGCCTTCCTAGCATTAAACGGAGATTTTTCAAACCTATTCACAACAAACTTCCAGTGGATGTCAATCTTTTCAATTATCCCAATTGCCCTTTATAATGGACAAAAGGGTGGTGGTTCAAAATATTTCTTCTATATTTTCTACCCAGCTCACATCTACATCCTCTACATCTTGTCATATCTATATGCTAACTACTTTATGTAG
- the proC gene encoding pyrroline-5-carboxylate reductase, with protein MKVGFIGAGKMAQAIIRGLDADRFDLSISSRNSEKTKDLAQKLAINFCKNNITLAKSVDLIILSIKPQIIPQVIEEIRGELAGKKIISIAAGLDLKRLQDLIQEQVEIIRVMPNINAEISKSTTAICPNELASTEFVDITKEIFTSIGQVYEIGEKDFQTFSAIAGSSPAFIYIFIDALSRAAVRYGMPKELATEIVAQTVSASAQMVNDSGENPWALVDKVSSPGGTTIEGVVSLEENKFVASVIDAVSKTIEKDKSL; from the coding sequence TTGAAAGTAGGATTTATTGGCGCTGGCAAGATGGCACAAGCTATCATCAGAGGACTTGATGCAGATCGATTTGACCTTTCAATCTCAAGTCGTAATTCTGAAAAAACTAAGGATTTAGCTCAAAAACTCGCTATTAACTTTTGTAAAAATAATATAACCCTGGCTAAATCAGTTGATTTAATAATTTTAAGTATAAAACCTCAAATTATTCCCCAGGTAATTGAAGAAATCAGGGGTGAACTTGCTGGTAAAAAAATAATTTCCATAGCAGCTGGATTAGATTTGAAAAGACTTCAAGATTTAATCCAAGAGCAAGTGGAAATCATTAGGGTTATGCCAAATATTAACGCAGAAATCTCAAAGAGTACTACTGCTATTTGTCCTAATGAACTTGCCAGTACAGAATTTGTCGATATTACTAAGGAAATTTTTACAAGTATCGGACAGGTCTATGAAATTGGTGAAAAAGATTTTCAAACCTTTTCAGCCATTGCTGGGTCAAGTCCTGCCTTCATCTACATCTTTATTGATGCCCTAAGTAGGGCAGCTGTTCGCTACGGAATGCCTAAGGAACTTGCAACAGAAATTGTAGCCCAAACTGTGAGTGCCAGTGCACAAATGGTTAATGACAGTGGGGAAAATCCTTGGGCCTTGGTTGATAAGGTATCAAGCCCTGGTGGAACAACAATCGAAGGGGTTGTTAGCCTGGAGGAAAATAAATTTGTAGCCTCAGTCATTGATGCAGTTTCAAAAACTATTGAAAAGGACAAAAGTTTATAA
- a CDS encoding DUF3270 family protein, which translates to MHASKLKENYQPNLSQEKPLTRDFDPREHEEKDMESRLKELVYFTSMAIFSIVFVILNYLLLMMLPVFLTVPLAFGASFFLVLLAKKFLQKNKKFKGLI; encoded by the coding sequence ATGCATGCATCTAAATTAAAAGAAAATTATCAACCAAATCTAAGCCAAGAAAAACCTTTGACCAGAGATTTTGATCCAAGGGAACATGAAGAAAAAGATATGGAAAGCCGCCTGAAAGAATTAGTTTATTTTACCAGCATGGCTATCTTTTCAATCGTCTTTGTTATTTTAAATTATCTACTACTGATGATGCTTCCTGTTTTCCTAACTGTTCCTCTAGCCTTCGGAGCAAGTTTCTTCCTAGTTCTTCTAGCAAAAAAATTTTTACAAAAAAACAAAAAATTTAAAGGTCTAATTTGA
- the groES gene encoding co-chaperone GroES, protein MLKPIGDRIVLRVKKEEEKNVGGLVLASSAQDKPQTAEVVAIGSGSRTLNGDLVPPTVKVGDLVLFEKFAGTEVKIEEEALLILREADILAIIE, encoded by the coding sequence ATGCTAAAACCAATAGGTGATCGTATTGTTTTACGAGTTAAAAAAGAAGAGGAAAAAAATGTAGGTGGTCTTGTCCTTGCAAGTTCAGCTCAAGATAAACCTCAAACAGCAGAAGTTGTAGCAATTGGAAGCGGAAGCCGTACTTTAAATGGTGATTTGGTTCCTCCTACAGTTAAGGTTGGTGACCTGGTATTATTTGAAAAATTTGCAGGCACAGAGGTTAAAATTGAAGAAGAAGCCCTATTGATCCTTCGTGAAGCTGATATTTTAGCTATCATTGAATAA
- the pepA gene encoding glutamyl aminopeptidase — MELFDKIKTLTELQAAPGFEGPVRDYLKKEITPLVDRVEFDGLGGVFGIRENQDAQAPKIMVAAHMDEVAFMISRIEEDGTFRVVPLGGWNPLVVSGQRFTLFAKDGREIPVVSGGVPPHLLRGAAGPKIPEIGDIIFDGGFTDKKEAEEYGVKPGQPIIPESKAILTANKKNVISKSWDNRYGCLMVTELLTALKDEKLPNTLIAGANVQEEVGLRGAQVSTTKFNPELFFAVDCSPAQDTFDKNADGRLGEGTLLRIFDPGHIMLPNMQEFLLDTASDAGIKTQYYVSKGGTDAGAAHLKGNGIPSTTIGVCARYIHSHQTIFNLDDFAQAQAYIQAIVKNLDRSTVDSIKNY; from the coding sequence ATGGAACTTTTTGACAAAATTAAAACATTAACGGAATTACAAGCAGCCCCAGGATTTGAAGGTCCCGTCCGTGACTACCTAAAAAAGGAAATCACACCCTTGGTTGACCGTGTAGAATTTGACGGTCTTGGTGGTGTTTTTGGGATTCGCGAAAACCAAGATGCTCAGGCACCAAAAATTATGGTTGCAGCCCACATGGATGAAGTGGCCTTTATGATTAGCCGCATTGAAGAAGATGGAACCTTTAGGGTCGTTCCTCTTGGAGGCTGGAATCCCTTAGTTGTGAGTGGTCAACGCTTTACCCTTTTTGCTAAAGACGGCCGAGAAATTCCAGTTGTTAGTGGTGGTGTTCCGCCTCACCTTTTAAGAGGTGCTGCTGGACCTAAAATCCCTGAAATTGGAGATATTATCTTTGACGGAGGATTTACCGACAAAAAAGAAGCTGAAGAATACGGTGTTAAACCAGGTCAGCCTATAATCCCTGAAAGCAAGGCCATCCTGACTGCCAACAAGAAAAATGTTATCAGTAAATCTTGGGATAACCGTTACGGTTGCCTAATGGTCACAGAACTATTGACTGCCCTAAAAGACGAGAAGCTTCCAAATACTCTGATTGCAGGAGCAAATGTCCAGGAAGAAGTTGGCTTAAGAGGTGCACAAGTATCAACTACTAAATTTAATCCTGAATTATTCTTTGCAGTAGACTGCTCACCTGCCCAAGACACCTTCGATAAAAATGCTGATGGTCGTTTGGGAGAGGGAACCCTTCTTCGAATCTTTGACCCAGGTCACATTATGCTTCCTAATATGCAAGAATTCCTTCTTGATACAGCAAGTGATGCAGGAATTAAAACCCAGTACTATGTTTCAAAAGGTGGTACCGATGCAGGGGCAGCTCACCTTAAAGGAAACGGAATTCCTTCTACAACAATCGGTGTTTGTGCCCGCTACATCCACAGCCACCAAACAATTTTCAACCTTGATGATTTCGCTCAAGCTCAGGCCTATATCCAAGCAATTGTCAAAAACCTAGACAGATCTACTGTTGATAGCATCAAAAATTACTAG
- a CDS encoding thioredoxin family protein — protein sequence MIVPNSYEEIAAFVEKGKNVFFFTADWCGDCRFIKPSMPEIEEENKEFTFIEIDRDKYMDLAIEWGILGIPSFVVTNDGQEIGRLVNKQRKTKEEINKFLAGVK from the coding sequence ATGATAGTACCAAATTCTTATGAAGAAATAGCAGCTTTTGTTGAAAAAGGTAAAAATGTCTTCTTCTTTACAGCTGATTGGTGCGGGGATTGCCGCTTTATAAAACCAAGTATGCCAGAAATTGAGGAAGAAAATAAAGAGTTTACCTTCATTGAAATTGACAGGGATAAATATATGGACCTTGCCATTGAATGGGGAATTCTTGGAATCCCAAGTTTTGTTGTAACCAATGATGGTCAAGAGATTGGTCGTTTGGTTAACAAACAAAGAAAGACCAAGGAAGAAATAAATAAATTTTTAGCAGGAGTTAAGTAA
- a CDS encoding single-stranded DNA-binding protein, with protein MMNRSILIGRLTGNPELKKTAKDKSFTRFILAVNRKFKNSQGEREADFISVVAWGKLAELISSYGRKGALISIDGEVRTSSFTNKENQKCYQTEILTTSFELLESRAAQALRENNYDQKDLVLEGEDFPF; from the coding sequence ATTATGAATAGAAGTATTTTAATTGGTCGTTTAACCGGAAATCCTGAGTTGAAGAAAACAGCTAAAGATAAAAGTTTTACCCGTTTTATCTTGGCAGTAAATAGGAAATTTAAAAATAGTCAGGGCGAAAGAGAGGCTGATTTTATTTCAGTTGTTGCCTGGGGTAAACTAGCTGAACTTATTAGCTCTTATGGCAGAAAGGGTGCTCTTATCTCAATTGATGGTGAGGTTAGAACAAGTAGTTTTACAAACAAGGAAAATCAGAAATGCTACCAAACGGAGATTTTAACTACTTCCTTTGAACTTCTTGAAAGTCGCGCCGCTCAGGCTTTAAGGGAAAATAATTATGATCAAAAAGACCTAGTTTTAGAGGGCGAAGATTTTCCCTTTTAA